ACCGTAAGGGAAAATCCCCCGTGACGGGCAAAGGAGTTCAGCATATGATCAAAGAACGCCAGTCCCGTATCAACGGCAATCTCCCCGCGCTGATCCGGATTGAACACGACCCGGACATGCGTCTCCTTCGTCTCCCGTACAACTTCTGCTGATCTCATGATTCGTATGCTTCTTTCAGTGCCTCTTCCAGATGAATCTTTCCGCTGTAGAGTGCCGACCCGAGAACACATCCGGCAGCGCCCAGCTGCCGGAGTGCGGCAACATCGGCTGTGGAACTCACACCGCCCGCAACAACCACCGGAACGGAAACCGCATCAATCAGTTCCCGCACCGGCTCCTGTGCGATACCGGCCTGAAGCCCCTCCACATCCACATTCGTGTACAACAGCGACCCTGCGCCGAACTGCTCAAACAACTGCGCCCATGCGATGTAGTCTCCTGCGGTCTCCTGCCATCCGGAAACGGCAATCTCTCCCGCACGGGCATCCACACCGGCCATGATCCGCTCGCTGCCGAACTCATCCGCAAGTACCCTCAGAGCCTTCGGCTCTTTGGTTGCAAACGTACTCACAATGATCCGGTCAACACCCGCATCCAGCCAGCCGCGGGCATCCGCAATACTGCGGATGCCGCCGCCCACCTGCACAAACACATCGGTCTCCGCAACAACATCGCGGATAACCTTCACATTCTCCGACGAAGTGGAAAAAGCGCCGTCAAGATTTACCACATGGAGATTACGGGCGCCGCAGCGGATCCACCGCTCCGCATTCTCCCGCGGACTCCCGTACACCGTTGCAGAGGACCGTTCGCCCTGCACCAGCTGTACGCACATACCGCGCAGCACATCCACCGCAGGGAAGATCTCCATTCAGCGCACCATCCGGGTAATATCAAGAACCAGAATATCACGTGCGCCGCTGCGCTTGAGCATATTGATCAGCTGATACACCCGTTCATGGGGAACAACCGCATGCAGTGCAACCGAATCGGACCCGGCAATCTCCATGATGGTCGGACCGCCGAGACCGGGAATCAGACCGCGGATCTCCTCAAGCTTTGCCTTCTCGACGTTCAGCATCAGATAACACTGGCCTTTTGCAGCAATAACACTCTCAAAAGCGAGCAGAATCTCCTCGATCTTTGCATGTTTTTCCCGGAGTGCATCGCGGTTTGCAATCACATTTGTGGTACTGGAAAGCAGCTCTTCCACGACTCTGAGTTTATTGATCTCAAGCGTTGTACCCGACGAAGTCAGATCCACAATCGCATCGGCAACACCGAGCTGCGGTGCTGCTTCGCAGGCACCACTGACCTCAATAAGGGTCACATCAACACCGGCATCTGCAAAATATTTTTTGCAGATACCGGGAAACTCGGTTGCAACCCGCAGACCATTGAGATCCCGCAGCGTAGTAACCGGCGACTTCTCCGGTACCGCAAGGACCAGACGGGCAGACCCGAACCTGAGATCCAGCAAGGTCTCCACATCCGATCCGCGCTCGGCGACCATGTCAACCCCGGTGATGCCGATATCGGCAACACCTTTGGCAACGTACTCGGGGATATCAATCGGCCGGACAAACAGGACCTCAATCTGGGGATCAACGGTCTTTGCAATCAGCTGACGGGATGCACTCATCAGGATGTGAATGCCTGATTTGTTCATCAGGTCATTGATCGGCTCAGCTATCCGTCCCTTGTTGGGGATGGCAAGCCGGACTTTGGCTGCGTCTGACATACTTTAGAAGGTCTTTAATTTGCCGTCGATAACGAGGCGGGTGATATCCGAGATGTTTTCGAGACGGTGGTTTACGATCTCCTCAACCTCGGACTGGTACTCTTTGAAGTCATATCCGCGTTTGGTGATGCACTGAACACTTGCGACCAGCGGGTAGTCAATCGGGTGACCGATCTGGGAAAGGAGTCTGACATACATCTCTTCGATACCGTCAACCTTCTGACAGGACTCGCGGGCGATCTCGGTTGCAAGGAGGTTGTAGATCTTGCCGATGTGGTTGATCGGGTTCTTTCCGGAGGTTGCTTCCATGGACATGGGTCTGTTCGGAGTGATAAGTCCGTTGCAGCGGTTACCCCGTCCGACGGAACCGTCATCGCCCATCTCTGCGGAGGTACCGTTGACGGTCAGGAAGACAGAGGTCGTCTTCTTCCGGATGATGTCTGCGGTGTTGATCTCAATCTTGACTTTGCGGTCGGTGTACTTCTTGGCGACTTTGGTGAAGGATTCCTCCATCTTTTCCTTCATCTCAACATAGTCGCTGATGCCTGCACAGTAGCGGTCAACCATTGCGGCTGCGACGGTGATGGTGATGGTGTTGATCTCACGCAGTCCCATGAGTTTGATGTCGTAACCGAGCATCGGGTTTTTGGGACGGAACTCGTTTGCAATGTAGTCGTCGAGTCCGAGAATGATCTGTTCGACCTGGGAGAAGGGTGCGTGACCGACACCGAACGAGGTATCGTTTGCCCGCGGTACGGCGGTGTGGCCTTTCTTGGTGTTGAAGACATCACAGAGGTCGGTGGAACCGGAACCCATGCGGCAGTCAACGATGACGTCGCGGTCCATGTCAAAGGTCGGGATGGTGGTCTTGAGGTACTCGCGTGCTGCGTTGACGGCGATTGCGTCGGTTGCAAAGACCGTATCGCCGAACTTGCGGGTTGCACGGCCGGTGAGGAGGAAGTAGATCGGTTTGATGATCTTTCCGCCGCCGAATGCGGGCGCGGATTCTCCTGCAACTACTTCGCCCTGATCGGTGTTGTGGTGGAGGACGCCGCCGTCACATTCTGCCATGTATTCCCTGCAGAGTGCGCGGGAAACGGCTTCTGCAACACCGTCTGCAAGGCTGTCCGGGTGGCCGATGCATTTGCGCTCGACGAGTTCGACTTTCTGTTTTTCAATCGGAGTCTGGGAGAGATGCTTGACGCTGATATTTCTCTTCACTTTTTAATCACTTCTCAATCATCTGATGTTTAAGTATAAAAATATGCGTATTGAAAATTACGGTATTTCGCCATATAAGGCAGAGCTGTCCTGATGATCCGGGTTGTCCGGGACAAAAATCCGTGCATCAGCCCGCGATAATGTGTGCGGGGGGTTTTGCGGAATACAGAACCAACGGAAAAAAAGAGAGGAAAGGAGTTATTCTTTCTGGGAGCCGAGCCGGCTGTCGATGAAGAGCAGTGCTTCGGGAGATTTGCCTGCTTTTTCGAGCATGTCAACAATGTCTCTTACGGTTTCCTCTTCCTCGACCTGCTCGGTCACGAACCATTGGAGTTCAGCGATGGCTGCGTAGTCCTTTTCGGCGACTGCGGTCTCCATAATCTTGTTGATCATTGCGGTGACTTTGATTTCATGACCGTAAACTGCTTTGAAGATCTCAAGAAGGTCTTTTGCGCCGGTGGCAGGTTTTTCGATTGCATCGAACTTGACATCGACTCCCTTTCGGATAAGATAGTCATAGAACCGGGTTGCGTGGGTCATTTCCTCGGCTGCGTGTGCACGGAGCCATGCGGCTGCCCCGTTCCATTTCATTGCATTCGCATCTGCGGAGAACTGCAGGTACAGGTATGCAGAGTACATCTCTGCATTGATCTGCTTTAAAATTGCATCATATACGCCTGATTTTTTTGTTGCCATGGTTTTTCAGATCTCCTGCCGGAATAGGTCACTCCGGTATTGGATATTACCTTATTCTGCATGAAAGTGTATTAAAGTGAGGTTGGGGGCAAACAGTTTTGTACCGGGGTGATGACGGGCAGGGTTTTGGAAACGGTTTTTTCAGAGGCAAGTATCCCGGATACGAAAAAAAGAAACGGTTTTAAAAAAACCGTCTTACTGTTTCATTGTGATAACAGTGATGCCTGCATCTTTGAGTGCGGCTTTTAACTGGACATCCTGAATGGATCCAAGCTGCGGGTCGGCAATGACAACATTGTCACCTGCGGCGCTGCGGTCGGTGACCCACTGTACGAATCCGGCCCAGTCATTTGCCGGGGAGTTCATGCTGGCGACGAGTCCGGAGCCTTCGAGCTGGATCGGCGCAAGAATCTTTAAGGAGATTGCACCGGTGCTTTTATCGATGGCACTGATGTAGGGGGGGGTTCCGGCAACTGCGTACTGGATGGTATTCTGCGAGAGCAGAGTCATCAGCTGCGGTCCTCCGGAGCCTTCCACAAACTTGACGTCGACGATCTTCTCGCCGTTGATGAACAGTTCTGCTTCAGAGATTTTTCCTGCCTTGTCCGTAGTGGGTTTGAGATAGGAGTTGTAGGTGTCCTTGAAGTACTGCCAGTCTTTCAGGAGAACAAACAGCGGGGCGTCATGATCGCTTGGGAGGTACCCGATGGAGATCGGCGTTGTTACCGGGGCGGGAGTAGTAAGTTTGCCTGCTGCAATCTGTGCGGTTGCCGCTTCATACGGACCGAAGTCGTAGAGCAGGTCTTTGGCCTCCTCTGCGGAGGTGGATGCAAGTTTTCCGGTGATCAGTTTCAGTTCCCGCTGGGATTTGATGAACTCTTCGTTGCTTGCAAGCCAGGCATCGGTGACTTCGCTGGAGAACATGATCGTCGGAATCGAGGCGTTCATGGCGGCAACGGAGTTGACCGTGATGTTGCCGTAGATCATGTCCTGTTTGGAGAACAGCCAGTCGGCGGTAAGTTCTGCGGATTTTTCGGGGTAGTCGTTGATGTACTTGTCGCCGAGGATCATCAGGGCTACAATGCTGGTCGTGAGATCCGTATTCTTCAGTGCTTCGGAGTTTGCGCCGATAGCACAGCAGGTGTGCTGTTTCCACATGCCTGCCGGCGGGAGGTCCTGGCTGTAGGATACTACCTTTCCGACATCTCCTTCAACACCGACAGCGACGAACGGCTGCCAGATGATGTATCCGTCAACTTTTCCGGTTGCGAGAAGTCCCGGCATGGTGCCGGCTCCGGTGTAGAGGATTTCTACGGTCGGAGTTTTGTCAGTGTTGGCCGGTTCGGAAACGCATCCGGCAGCAAAAACCATTGCGACACACACGACAAGAAGACCTGCAACTGCGAGCAGATGCTTTTTGTGCATACATTCCTGTATGCTGACAAGAGTATTTAACCCATCGTAACGTATAGGGTATTTTTCTGATCGGTTTTTGGTACAGAGATTTGCAGTGTTGAGCGTTTTGTATAATTTGTCTGTGCCACAGTGTCGTATGCGGCGGTTTTTCTTCCGGATATTTTGGCGCGTCAATGGTTTTATTTAATGTAGTCTCAGGACGAATATCATTCCGCGATTATGCGGATACTGATACTTGGTGCCGGGGCGGTTGGTCTTACCGTTGCGGCAAAGCTTTCGGCGCATGCAGAGGTGTATGCGGTCTGCCGGAAAAGATATGCGGATGCGATAGCAGCGAACGGATTTGTGATGACCGGCATCTGGGGTGAGGGGACCTATCATTTTCCCTGCGGCGAGTCTGCACCGGCAGGTCCCTGGGATTATATTATTATTTCTACGAAGTCTGCGGCGACCCGTGAGGTCTGTGAGAGGTACCGGCATCTGTTTGGTGATGCCGAGGTGGTGAGCCTGCAGAACGGTATCGGGAATGAAGAGGTTATCCGCGAGTACACGCGTCATGTGATCGGGGCTATGATCATTACGGGCTTTGAGTGGCGGGCAGAGAATGCGGTGCATGTTTCGGTGGACGGCGGAGAGACGGTGTTCGGCCGGTTCCCGGACGGCAGCGATGCGGCGGTGCGGACACTGGCAGATCTGTTTTCTTCTTCGGGGATGCGGTCCTGCGTGAGTTCTGCGGTGCGGAGTGCGGTCTGGTCAAAGGCGCTGTACAGCTGTTCGTTAAATCCGCTCGGCGCGGTGATGGAGTGTCCGTACGGGGATCTGCTGAGAGTGCCTGCATGGAATATTATTACGGAGATTGTGCGCGAGGCGTTTGCGGTTTCAAAGGCGGAGGGGGTTGAGCTGCCGCAGAAGAGTGCGGAGGAGTATCTGGAGTTTCTGCGAAATGAAAAGATTCCGCCGACGGCCGGGCATTACAGTTCGATGTATCAGGATATTGCAGGCGGGAGAATGACGGAGGTTGATTATATCAACGGGGCGATTGTGCGTCTTGGTGCAAAACACGGGATTGCAACTCCGGTGAACCGTACGATTGTGAATCTGACGCATTTTAAGGAGGAGCTGCGATGACCGGGGTTGTGCGTTCGGCGATGATTCTGGCGGGCGGGGATGCGAAGCGGGTGAACGGACGGGAGAAGTATTTCTTTTTCTATAAGGGATGTTCATTTATTTCGCGTCTGGTGATGACGTTTTCAGGAATCTGTGATGAGATTGTGATTGTGGCGAAGAGTCCGGAGCAGGCTGCGCATTTTGACGGGCTGCCGGTGCGGTGCACGTGGGATAAGAAGCGGGGTCTGGGTCCTATCGGCGGTATTTCTTCCGGGATTGAGGAGGTAAAGGGGGAGTTTGTGTTTATTGCTGCGTGTGATATGCCGACGATTCATCAATCGATTGTGACGTATCTGTTTGAGCATATCGGTGATTATGATGCAATCATCCCTGAGTGGGAGAATACGGATCTTGAGCCGCTGCATGCGGTGTACCGTGTTTCCGCGGTGCGGCGATATGTGGAGGGGCATGAGTCGCTGTCGCTGCGGGATATGGTGAATTCACTGCATACGCTCCGGGTGGGTGCGGAGGAGTTCCGGCAGTTTGATCCGCAGCTGGAGACGTTCCAGAATATCAATACGCTGGACGAGCTGCAGGCACTCGGTCCGGATGCGGCGTATCAGGAGAAGCATCCGGAGAACCGGGTGTAATTTTTTTGAGGGAATTTCAGGCGGAAACCATTTTTTTGCGGGTGTTTTGCCGCAAGTCAAGCAGCAGGTACAATCTGAACGTTTGCAACAACGCCGGGGGGGTAAGGGCGAAAAGAGACCGGATATGTTGTGAAAAGGATTTATTGTGGTATTCCCAAAGGATACCAGCATCCTAAAACCGCCGGATTACTGTCCGGCGGTTTTTCCACACCCCTGATTTTTCAGGAAAATCAGTTTATTCTTTCGTGGCGAGGTCAATGTCCTCTGCCTTGATGGTCTTGCGACCGGCGTGCTGTGCATACTCGTATGCTTTCTTTGCGATCTCTTCGATGTAGGCTTCTGCCTTTGCTACGAGTGCATCTGCTGCATCTTCACCGACGCGCTCTGCGCCTGCTTTCTTTGCAAGTCTGACAACTGCTGCTTTTGGTAAGTCTGCCATAATTATTACCAATGAAAAAATAGTTCTAAATACTATATAAATATATCTCAAGATTCGGGTGTTTTTCGCGGTTTGCAGGATTTAGTGAACCGAATATGATTTTGCACAAAGAATATGGGAGATATTTTGAAATGGCGAGAATATTCCTTTAAATTTAAAAAACGATGTAATTCATCGCCCATTTCCGCGGATAAGAGCAGCAGTAAGGCGGAGTGTTCCTCCGTATCCGGCGGATGCGCGCGAACTGTCCACAAATACGGGAGATATATTGACGACGGGCGCACCATGCCCGGTGCCGTGTCCGAGGAAGGTGAGGGTGCGGAAGATCAGGTTTCCGGAGATGCCGTCGGGGGCGATGATGATCCCGCAGTCTTTGACTGCGTCTTCGATGAGAATTTCTCTGTGGACTGCACCGGTGAGTTTGGCGATCTCTTCGGCGTCGGCGATGGTTTTGTCGACAATGGGGTGTCTGCCGATGTCGCCGAGTCTGCCGCCGGAGAGTACGGCGGTTTTTTCGGAGAGGCCGAAGCGGCGGGCAAGTTCCCGGGCGTCGTTGATGAGGGAGATTTTTTCCTGAATGGTCCATCCTTCGTCGACGCCGACGGGTGCGAGGAAGAACTGCTGGTGATCAACGGTTTCAAGAAGGGCGATTCGTTCCAGCCGGTCAACGCCGCAGGCTTTTTTGAGGTATCGCAGTGTTTCGTTTGCCGGGAGGGTGCCGCGGACTGCGCCGTCGATTGTTCCGGCGAGAAGGTCGTCTATGAGGCGCTGAGAGGGTCCGGAGCAGACGGTTAGTTCGACGAAGGGGCCGGCAGACAGGCCGCCGGCTGTTTCGGGAGTGCAGTAGCAGCGGATGCGGAGTTCGGCGGTTGCTGTTTCTTCGGCACTCCGGAGAACTTTGCCGGCGTCAGCGCCGCATCCGATTCCGATGGTGATCTGCTCTGTCATATGTTGGTGATTCCCTCTGCGCAGAAGTTGAAGAGTACTGTTTCGGTTTCTCCTTTGACGAGGGTGAGGCGTTTGGTGGTGTTGATGGTGCCGATGACCTGGGCTGCCATGCCGGCTGCGCGGAACTTTTTGCAGACGGTGTCCACCTGGGACTGGTCTGCGGTCATGATGAAGCCCATGCCGGGGTACATGCGCACCCACTGTTCGAAGGTGATGCCGAGTGCGTCAAGGTCGGGGCGGGGGATTGCGGTGAGGTCGACGACTGCGCCGACGCCGCTTGCTTCGATGAGCATCCCGAGGGTTCCGATGACCCCGGGGTTGGAGATGTCTTTTCCGGCGGTGAGGTGGTGGTGTTCGCCGAGGTCTTTCATGACGCTGAGCTGGGCGCGGAGGACTTCGGGGGTTTTCATGGTGACGGAGTCCCAGTTCATGGGTGCGGAGGGGTG
The window above is part of the Methanocorpusculum vombati genome. Proteins encoded here:
- the mobA gene encoding molybdenum cofactor guanylyltransferase produces the protein MTGVVRSAMILAGGDAKRVNGREKYFFFYKGCSFISRLVMTFSGICDEIVIVAKSPEQAAHFDGLPVRCTWDKKRGLGPIGGISSGIEEVKGEFVFIAACDMPTIHQSIVTYLFEHIGDYDAIIPEWENTDLEPLHAVYRVSAVRRYVEGHESLSLRDMVNSLHTLRVGAEEFRQFDPQLETFQNINTLDELQALGPDAAYQEKHPENRV
- a CDS encoding methionine adenosyltransferase, translating into MKRNISVKHLSQTPIEKQKVELVERKCIGHPDSLADGVAEAVSRALCREYMAECDGGVLHHNTDQGEVVAGESAPAFGGGKIIKPIYFLLTGRATRKFGDTVFATDAIAVNAAREYLKTTIPTFDMDRDVIVDCRMGSGSTDLCDVFNTKKGHTAVPRANDTSFGVGHAPFSQVEQIILGLDDYIANEFRPKNPMLGYDIKLMGLREINTITITVAAAMVDRYCAGISDYVEMKEKMEESFTKVAKKYTDRKVKIEINTADIIRKKTTSVFLTVNGTSAEMGDDGSVGRGNRCNGLITPNRPMSMEATSGKNPINHIGKIYNLLATEIARESCQKVDGIEEMYVRLLSQIGHPIDYPLVASVQCITKRGYDFKEYQSEVEEIVNHRLENISDITRLVIDGKLKTF
- the hisG gene encoding ATP phosphoribosyltransferase; this translates as MSDAAKVRLAIPNKGRIAEPINDLMNKSGIHILMSASRQLIAKTVDPQIEVLFVRPIDIPEYVAKGVADIGITGVDMVAERGSDVETLLDLRFGSARLVLAVPEKSPVTTLRDLNGLRVATEFPGICKKYFADAGVDVTLIEVSGACEAAPQLGVADAIVDLTSSGTTLEINKLRVVEELLSSTTNVIANRDALREKHAKIEEILLAFESVIAAKGQCYLMLNVEKAKLEEIRGLIPGLGGPTIMEIAGSDSVALHAVVPHERVYQLINMLKRSGARDILVLDITRMVR
- a CDS encoding ketopantoate reductase family protein, whose translation is MRILILGAGAVGLTVAAKLSAHAEVYAVCRKRYADAIAANGFVMTGIWGEGTYHFPCGESAPAGPWDYIIISTKSAATREVCERYRHLFGDAEVVSLQNGIGNEEVIREYTRHVIGAMIITGFEWRAENAVHVSVDGGETVFGRFPDGSDAAVRTLADLFSSSGMRSCVSSAVRSAVWSKALYSCSLNPLGAVMECPYGDLLRVPAWNIITEIVREAFAVSKAEGVELPQKSAEEYLEFLRNEKIPPTAGHYSSMYQDIAGGRMTEVDYINGAIVRLGAKHGIATPVNRTIVNLTHFKEELR
- a CDS encoding histone family protein, encoding MADLPKAAVVRLAKKAGAERVGEDAADALVAKAEAYIEEIAKKAYEYAQHAGRKTIKAEDIDLATKE
- a CDS encoding ABC transporter substrate-binding protein codes for the protein MHKKHLLAVAGLLVVCVAMVFAAGCVSEPANTDKTPTVEILYTGAGTMPGLLATGKVDGYIIWQPFVAVGVEGDVGKVVSYSQDLPPAGMWKQHTCCAIGANSEALKNTDLTTSIVALMILGDKYINDYPEKSAELTADWLFSKQDMIYGNITVNSVAAMNASIPTIMFSSEVTDAWLASNEEFIKSQRELKLITGKLASTSAEEAKDLLYDFGPYEAATAQIAAGKLTTPAPVTTPISIGYLPSDHDAPLFVLLKDWQYFKDTYNSYLKPTTDKAGKISEAELFINGEKIVDVKFVEGSGGPQLMTLLSQNTIQYAVAGTPPYISAIDKSTGAISLKILAPIQLEGSGLVASMNSPANDWAGFVQWVTDRSAAGDNVVIADPQLGSIQDVQLKAALKDAGITVITMKQ
- the hisA gene encoding 1-(5-phosphoribosyl)-5-[(5-phosphoribosylamino)methylideneamino]imidazole-4-carboxamide isomerase; protein product: MEIFPAVDVLRGMCVQLVQGERSSATVYGSPRENAERWIRCGARNLHVVNLDGAFSTSSENVKVIRDVVAETDVFVQVGGGIRSIADARGWLDAGVDRIIVSTFATKEPKALRVLADEFGSERIMAGVDARAGEIAVSGWQETAGDYIAWAQLFEQFGAGSLLYTNVDVEGLQAGIAQEPVRELIDAVSVPVVVAGGVSSTADVAALRQLGAAGCVLGSALYSGKIHLEEALKEAYES
- a CDS encoding ferritin: MATKKSGVYDAILKQINAEMYSAYLYLQFSADANAMKWNGAAAWLRAHAAEEMTHATRFYDYLIRKGVDVKFDAIEKPATGAKDLLEIFKAVYGHEIKVTAMINKIMETAVAEKDYAAIAELQWFVTEQVEEEETVRDIVDMLEKAGKSPEALLFIDSRLGSQKE
- the mtxX gene encoding methanogenesis marker protein Mmp4/MtxX, whose protein sequence is MTEQITIGIGCGADAGKVLRSAEETATAELRIRCYCTPETAGGLSAGPFVELTVCSGPSQRLIDDLLAGTIDGAVRGTLPANETLRYLKKACGVDRLERIALLETVDHQQFFLAPVGVDEGWTIQEKISLINDARELARRFGLSEKTAVLSGGRLGDIGRHPIVDKTIADAEEIAKLTGAVHREILIEDAVKDCGIIIAPDGISGNLIFRTLTFLGHGTGHGAPVVNISPVFVDSSRASAGYGGTLRLTAALIRGNGR